In one window of Miscanthus floridulus cultivar M001 chromosome 12, ASM1932011v1, whole genome shotgun sequence DNA:
- the LOC136495498 gene encoding putative disease resistance protein RGA3 — protein MGKTTLAQKACNDPDVKSRFELVIWAWVYNKFREDDLLGEIWRSAPAVAEAEITTSAAVPARHGDMSFSSMQLALEKLVASKRYLLVLDDVCNDETATNLQRRETWRNVLAPFQRGKRGSRVLLTTRAMICAQTVGVKFSYFDLF, from the coding sequence ATGGGGAAGACCACGCTTGCTCAGAAGGCATGCAACGACCCAGACGTGAAGAGTAGGTTTGAGCTCGTCATATGGGCCTGGGTGTACAACAAGTTTCGTGAGGACGACCTATTAGGTGAGATATGGAGGTCGGCTCCGGCGGTCGCAGAGGCAGAAATAACAACCAGCGCCGCCGTACCCGCACGGCATGGCGATATGAGCTTCAGCAGCATGCAGCTGGCGCTGGAGAAGCTTGTGGCGTCCAAGAGGTACCTGCTGGTGCTCGACGACGTGTGCAACGACGAGACGGCCACCAACCTGCAGAGGAGGGAGACATGGAGAAATGTGCTCGCGCCGTTTCAGCGTGGCAAGCGCGGAAGCAGGGTTCTGTTGACCACTCGAGCCATGATCTGTGCGCAGACGGTGGGcgtgaaattttcgtattttgatctcttttga
- the LOC136498236 gene encoding uncharacterized protein, translated as MVVLETAAIVAMVGWAASPTINRLIGKVQSYTAKKYKWYKDLEENLESVDHFLVEMRSTVRIVEARRTDDPNMECWLSLLKDAIDDMDDFFDILDYEIIDKSNKFSADSSSSSSSSAAAAAESESGARTIGSDKSSGMLRTLVKKLGDIRESSRGLVQASMLAATVAGCSDSRYSSTSSGRPVTGRCYHGRRSPSGTATSTRS; from the coding sequence ATGGTGGTGCTAGAAACAGCTGCGATAGTTGCCATGGTCGGGTGGGCGGCCTCACCGACCATCAACCGGCTGATCGGCAAGGTGCAGTCCTACACGGCCAAGAAGTACAAATGGTACAAGGACCTCGAGGAGAACCTGGAGAGCGTGGACCATTTCCTGGTGGAGATGAGGAGCACCGTGAGGATAGTTGAAGCCCGACGGACTGACGACCCCAACATGGAGTGCTGGCTGTCGCTGCTCAAGGATGCCATCGACGACATGGACGACTTCTTTGACATACTTGACTACGAAATCATCGACAAGTCCAACAAGTTCAGCGccgattcttcttcttcttcttcttcttctgctgctgctgctgctgagtcTGAGTCTGGAGCGCGAACGATTGGGTCGGATAAATCGTCTGGCATGCTGAGGACGTTGGTGAAGAAGCTGGGCGACATCCGCGAGAGCTCGCGTGGCCTCGTGCAAGCATCCATGCTGGCTGCAACTGTGGCTGGCTGCTCCGACAGCAGGTACTCCAGCACCAGTTCAGGACGACCCGTCACCGGCCGTTGCTACCATGGGAGGAGGAGCCCCTCGGGTACAGCGACCAGTACGAGAAGCTGA